A genomic stretch from Microplitis mediator isolate UGA2020A chromosome 10, iyMicMedi2.1, whole genome shotgun sequence includes:
- the LOC130676528 gene encoding uncharacterized protein KIAA0513 isoform X1 — translation MVDVTTTLPSSNGATLMGRTKGALRTMRTALGGGGEYLQGLGSRIGSALSSSFEDSEVTTTPSSPPSPHLNDQDASRNEGTARRKLRFPRPGGGYSYEDYEAMTRHKLEREACTRSRRKYPPGMTYEEIASSRASVENKNPVQAEQEISPDRDSIESIEPLQEKDIRATGPDPYDKLDYKTARAPDRYETVVFRLDVPCSSGSASDQDGYGPSTSLDSNMDGRRMWERSGSSGSVQSWASSLSADSQSEEAAADFMKSFVPLLFDAPNNIDQEQKSSFGQMVLTESGRIWFARVVNARRARACVSESSFYSLAQHFAVALFECHEADDFAPAKSLMNMCFTFYHEVEVPGLEPYREYLYTHLRVQPIWRSMRFWTAAFFDAVQCERAARPVPSRSKSLDRETIAAEDRKYQANIVFGQLGTFTCNMHAFGLSRNLCLEFLRKQCVIANLTPEQEKMLRDNIMRMFDESEPWR, via the exons ATGGTAGATGTAACAACGACTTTACCATCGAGCAATGGAGCGACGTTGATGGGACGCACAAAAGGTGCATTGAGGACCATGAGAACAGCATTAGGGGGTGGTGGAGAATATCTCCAGGGATTAGGAAGTAGAATAGGATCAGCATTAAGTAGTAGCTTTGAAGACAGCGAAGTCACGACAACTCCGTCCTCGCCGCCGTCGCCGCATTTAAATGATCAGGACGCGAGCCGTAATGAGGGAACAGCTCGACGGAAGTTGCGGTTTCCTCG GCCCGGTGGAGGTTATTCTTATGAAGATTATGAAGCTATGACCCGACACAAACTTGAACGCGAAGCCTGTACGCGGTCACGTAGGAAATATCCTCCGGGAATGACGTATGAGGAAATCGCGTCTTCGAGAGCATCTGTGGAGAATAAAAATCCAGTGCAAGCCGAGCAGGAAATTAGTCCAGACAGAGATAGTATTGAAAGTATTGAACCTCTTCAAGAAAAAGATATCCGGGCTACTGGTCCAGATCCTTACGATAAACTTGATTACAAAACAG caAGAGCTCCAGATCGCTATGAAACGGTTGTTTTCCGTTtag atgTACCTTGTAGCAGTGGTTCAGCTAGTGATCAAGACGGTTACGGACCTAGTACGAGTTTGGACTCTAATATGGATGGTCGTAGAATGTGGGAAAGATCag ggTCTTCCGGTTCAGTACAATCATGGGCATCGAGTTTGTCGGCAGATAGTCAATCTGAAGAAGCTGCTGCtgattttatgaaatcattTGTCCCGCTTCTTTTTGATGCTCCAAATAATATTGATCAAGAACAAAAATCCAGCTTTGGTCAAATGGTTCtt ACGGAGTCGGGAAGAATATGGTTCGCAAGAGTTGTTAATGCCAGAAGAGCTCGTGCTTGTGTTTCAGAATcttcattttattcattagcACAACACTTTGCGGTTGCATTATTTGAGTGCCATGAAGCTGATGATTTTGCTCCAGCTAAAAGCCTAATGAATATGTGCTTTACATTTTACCATGAAG tcGAAGTTCCAGGTTTGGAACCGTATAGAGAATATTTGTACACGCATTTACGAGTTCAGCCTATCTGGAGATCCATGAGGTTCTGGACTGCTGCGTTTTTTGACGCCGTCCAGTGTGAAAGAGCTGCGAGACCTGTTCCATCAAGATCGAAATCACTAGATCGAGAGACAATTGCTGCAGAAGATCGAAAGTATCAAGCTAACATTGTCTTTGGTCAATTAGG TACTTTTACATGTAATATGCACGCTTTTGGGTTATCAAGAAATCTTTGTTTAGAGTTTTTACGAAAACAATGTGTGATAGCTAATCTTACACCAg agcaagaaaaaatgttACGAGATAACATAATGCGCATGTTTGACGAGTCCGAGCCATGGAGGTAG
- the LOC130676528 gene encoding uncharacterized protein KIAA0513 isoform X2: MVDVTTTLPSSNGATLMGRTKGALRTMRTALGGGGEYLQGLGSRIGSALSSSFEDSEVTTTPSSPPSPHLNDQDASRNEGTARRKLRFPRPGGGYSYEDYEAMTRHKLEREACTRSRRKYPPGMTYEEIASSRASVENKNPVQAEQEISPDRDSIESIEPLQEKDIRATGPDPYDKLDYKTDVPCSSGSASDQDGYGPSTSLDSNMDGRRMWERSGSSGSVQSWASSLSADSQSEEAAADFMKSFVPLLFDAPNNIDQEQKSSFGQMVLTESGRIWFARVVNARRARACVSESSFYSLAQHFAVALFECHEADDFAPAKSLMNMCFTFYHEVEVPGLEPYREYLYTHLRVQPIWRSMRFWTAAFFDAVQCERAARPVPSRSKSLDRETIAAEDRKYQANIVFGQLGTFTCNMHAFGLSRNLCLEFLRKQCVIANLTPEQEKMLRDNIMRMFDESEPWR; encoded by the exons ATGGTAGATGTAACAACGACTTTACCATCGAGCAATGGAGCGACGTTGATGGGACGCACAAAAGGTGCATTGAGGACCATGAGAACAGCATTAGGGGGTGGTGGAGAATATCTCCAGGGATTAGGAAGTAGAATAGGATCAGCATTAAGTAGTAGCTTTGAAGACAGCGAAGTCACGACAACTCCGTCCTCGCCGCCGTCGCCGCATTTAAATGATCAGGACGCGAGCCGTAATGAGGGAACAGCTCGACGGAAGTTGCGGTTTCCTCG GCCCGGTGGAGGTTATTCTTATGAAGATTATGAAGCTATGACCCGACACAAACTTGAACGCGAAGCCTGTACGCGGTCACGTAGGAAATATCCTCCGGGAATGACGTATGAGGAAATCGCGTCTTCGAGAGCATCTGTGGAGAATAAAAATCCAGTGCAAGCCGAGCAGGAAATTAGTCCAGACAGAGATAGTATTGAAAGTATTGAACCTCTTCAAGAAAAAGATATCCGGGCTACTGGTCCAGATCCTTACGATAAACTTGATTACAAAACAG atgTACCTTGTAGCAGTGGTTCAGCTAGTGATCAAGACGGTTACGGACCTAGTACGAGTTTGGACTCTAATATGGATGGTCGTAGAATGTGGGAAAGATCag ggTCTTCCGGTTCAGTACAATCATGGGCATCGAGTTTGTCGGCAGATAGTCAATCTGAAGAAGCTGCTGCtgattttatgaaatcattTGTCCCGCTTCTTTTTGATGCTCCAAATAATATTGATCAAGAACAAAAATCCAGCTTTGGTCAAATGGTTCtt ACGGAGTCGGGAAGAATATGGTTCGCAAGAGTTGTTAATGCCAGAAGAGCTCGTGCTTGTGTTTCAGAATcttcattttattcattagcACAACACTTTGCGGTTGCATTATTTGAGTGCCATGAAGCTGATGATTTTGCTCCAGCTAAAAGCCTAATGAATATGTGCTTTACATTTTACCATGAAG tcGAAGTTCCAGGTTTGGAACCGTATAGAGAATATTTGTACACGCATTTACGAGTTCAGCCTATCTGGAGATCCATGAGGTTCTGGACTGCTGCGTTTTTTGACGCCGTCCAGTGTGAAAGAGCTGCGAGACCTGTTCCATCAAGATCGAAATCACTAGATCGAGAGACAATTGCTGCAGAAGATCGAAAGTATCAAGCTAACATTGTCTTTGGTCAATTAGG TACTTTTACATGTAATATGCACGCTTTTGGGTTATCAAGAAATCTTTGTTTAGAGTTTTTACGAAAACAATGTGTGATAGCTAATCTTACACCAg agcaagaaaaaatgttACGAGATAACATAATGCGCATGTTTGACGAGTCCGAGCCATGGAGGTAG